One genomic region from Ptychodera flava strain L36383 chromosome 5, AS_Pfla_20210202, whole genome shotgun sequence encodes:
- the LOC139133780 gene encoding uncharacterized protein, giving the protein MNSNGGGWHNNNGKHGGFAFLNGGNGGEGGNNNLNGGFGGGGGSRSGGGGPGGGGGYSGGGSGDYYTGSCAGGGGSFNSGRNKYEQSGANNGPGYVIITREFSGSMTRNAFNSILGGRK; this is encoded by the coding sequence ATGAATAGCAACGGAGGGGGATGGCACAATAACAATGGAAAGCACGGCGGTTTTGCATTTCTCAATGGCGGTAACGGTGGAGAAGGCGGTAATAACAATTTGAATGGTGGGTTTGGTGGTGGCGGTGGATCCAGATCTGGTGGTGGCGGGCCAGGCGGTGGAGGCGGATATTCCGGTGGGGGTAGCGGTGATTATTATACTGGAAGTTGCGCCGGAGGTGGTGGCTCGTTCAATAGTGGGAGAAATAAATATGAACAGAGTGGTGCGAATAACGGACCAGGTTACGTCATTATTACAAGAGAATTTTCAGGTTCAATGACAAGAAATGCCTTCAATAGCATATTAGGTGGTCGTAAATAA
- the LOC139134131 gene encoding uncharacterized protein: protein MGRFLRHSLVFAVLLVFLQNVDSDQAAGDDVYEACQTEIEALQQCASRSAGFTARLTTLNTFGRFGPQSLGNFYKDQDHERLVTLDSGIQELTIPYTGDYVIEAAGAAGGYDGKLTNSIVEEGR, encoded by the exons ATGGGTCGATTTTTAAGGCACAGTTTGGTGTTTGCAGTACTCCTCGTTTTTCTGCAAAATGTAGATTCTGACCAGGCAGCAGGCGATGACGTGTACGAGGCTTGCCAGACAGAAATTGAAGCTCTTCAGCAGTGTGCTTCTCGCTCAGCTGGTTTTACAG CTCGCCTCACAACGCTGAACACATTTGGAAGATTTGGTCCGCAGTCGCTGGGCAATTTCTACAAAGACCAAGACCATGAACGCTTGGTTACCTTAGATAGTGGTATTCAAGAACTCACAATACCCTATACGGGTGATTACGTCATAGAAGCGGCAG GTGCCGCGGGTGGATACGACGGGAAGCTTACAAACAGTATCGTGGAAGAGGGGCGTTGA